Proteins co-encoded in one Arthrobacter globiformis genomic window:
- a CDS encoding acyltransferase family protein has protein sequence MEKASPATGSRPAPAAPARTSSRDRYLDLLRAIALVRVVAYHSFASAVWLSVAFPSMGVMFALAGSLMARSLERPALGVLRSRTRRLLLPLWVYSATVLVLLLWQGWNPLVRVGGSWLQTLLWFVPLGDPPFPPNIGSDAGLVESSWAFQAEEGLWYIRAYFWFMLLSPLLLKAFHRLPWATLLAPLGIMAILSMGFIPLPNWGNSGITDFATYGSCWVLGFAHYNGLLLGMSRRVVFTAGIVLMALGLVWAANHLDENGWDLNNIPLAQALWSLGFCAMLLRISPSWRALPRQIRFLDKAVTLINNRAITIYLWHNLLLVVTVVVINRLYELDAVAAAIPWILDSEWTQFFAVWLVLAIMFLTIGWVEDIAAERSPQLWPTGSPQRPPAIARSFFRSQWKPHFHGQTADSRHLPAEGEHPAGSPGIDEAPITSGDLTVTALGHQPGPVYVYKCTLQAGPDALRPEPRAHEGRDWIHVLNGRLRVVLGDQDMILTSGQSVEIDGKTPHWFGRQGTNPVEYVQICGEHGKTVHFSTRATRV, from the coding sequence CCCGCCACCGGATCCCGCCCAGCTCCTGCCGCCCCGGCACGTACTTCCTCCAGGGACCGATACCTGGATCTGCTGCGTGCGATCGCCTTGGTCCGAGTTGTCGCCTATCATTCGTTCGCTAGCGCGGTCTGGTTGAGCGTGGCTTTTCCATCGATGGGCGTGATGTTCGCACTCGCAGGTTCCCTGATGGCGCGCTCCCTTGAACGCCCCGCATTGGGAGTCCTCAGAAGTCGTACCCGGCGGCTGTTGCTGCCGCTGTGGGTATACAGCGCAACGGTCTTGGTCTTACTCCTCTGGCAGGGTTGGAACCCGTTAGTTCGCGTCGGCGGCTCCTGGCTCCAAACCCTCCTGTGGTTCGTCCCTCTAGGGGATCCGCCGTTCCCGCCAAACATCGGCTCCGATGCCGGTCTCGTCGAATCCTCCTGGGCGTTTCAGGCTGAAGAGGGATTGTGGTACATCCGGGCATATTTCTGGTTCATGCTGTTGTCTCCACTGCTACTCAAAGCCTTCCATCGGCTGCCGTGGGCAACGCTGCTGGCGCCTCTCGGCATCATGGCAATTCTCAGCATGGGATTTATCCCGCTCCCGAACTGGGGAAACAGCGGCATTACCGACTTCGCCACCTACGGTTCCTGTTGGGTCCTCGGCTTCGCCCATTACAACGGCCTGCTGCTCGGGATGTCCCGACGGGTGGTTTTCACCGCGGGAATCGTCCTCATGGCGCTGGGTCTGGTGTGGGCCGCCAACCACCTCGATGAGAACGGATGGGACCTAAACAACATCCCTCTTGCCCAGGCCCTGTGGTCCCTGGGCTTCTGCGCGATGCTGCTCCGGATCTCACCATCGTGGCGGGCCCTGCCCAGACAGATCCGGTTTCTGGACAAGGCCGTCACCCTCATTAACAACCGGGCCATCACGATCTATCTCTGGCACAACCTGTTGCTCGTGGTCACCGTGGTCGTGATCAACCGACTCTACGAACTGGACGCCGTCGCCGCCGCCATTCCCTGGATTCTAGACAGCGAGTGGACACAGTTCTTCGCTGTCTGGCTGGTGCTCGCCATTATGTTCCTCACCATCGGCTGGGTCGAAGACATAGCCGCCGAACGCTCACCACAGTTATGGCCCACCGGCTCCCCTCAGAGGCCTCCGGCCATTGCCCGGAGCTTCTTCAGAAGCCAGTGGAAGCCGCATTTTCATGGCCAGACCGCAGATTCCAGGCATCTCCCGGCCGAAGGCGAACACCCCGCCGGGTCCCCGGGTATCGACGAAGCACCGATCACCAGCGGCGACCTAACAGTCACAGCGTTGGGGCACCAACCCGGCCCGGTCTACGTATATAAATGCACACTGCAGGCGGGACCGGACGCTCTCCGGCCGGAACCACGGGCCCACGAGGGACGCGACTGGATCCATGTCCTGAACGGGCGCCTCCGCGTAGTGCTCGGCGATCAAGACATGATCCTCACCTCGGGCCAATCTGTAGAAATAGACGGGAAGACG